From a region of the Cololabis saira isolate AMF1-May2022 chromosome 8, fColSai1.1, whole genome shotgun sequence genome:
- the glt8d1 gene encoding glycosyltransferase 8 domain-containing protein 1, with amino-acid sequence MTLRRVNVVILVLLAVAFLIIVQRNLLNISDFLHKETPDAGMILPFEGELSPDLRLEWRRTGEEIPLLITAADDRLGAVIAAMNSVYHNSKANVVFTIVTMNDTVDHLKSWLSSTKLKNVKHKIVIFRPELLNGKISKDPKTLEAARPLTFARFYLPLYIPEAEKAIYLDDDVIVQGDIQELYNTNLKAGHAAAFSDDCDSASAKGIIRGAGNQNKYIGFLDFKKESINKLGMKATTCSFNPGVIVANLTEWRDQNITQQLEHWMELNTREDLYSKTLAESITTPPLLIAFYKRHSSIDPLWHVRHLGTTGAGNRYSPQFVKAAKLLHWNGHYKPWGRTSSFSDVWDKWLIPDPTGKFHPVRRHSD; translated from the exons ATGACGCTGAGGAGAG TAAACGTGGTGATCCTCGTCCTGCTGGCCGTCGCCTTCCTCATCATAGTCCAGAGAAACCTGCTCAACATCAGTGACTTCCTGCATAAAGAAACCCCAG ATGCTGGGATGATTCTCCCCTTCGAGGGCGAGCTGTCTCCAGATCTCAGACTggagtggaggaggacgggagaGGAGATCCCGCTTCTCATCACTGCTGCAGATGACAGACTTGGAGCTGTGATCGCTGCCATGAACAGCGTCTACCACAACAGCAAAGCCAATGTTGTCTTCACCATTGTAACCATGAATGACACAGTGGATCATCTAAA GAGCTGGCTGAGtagtacaaaattaaaaaatgtcaaacacaaAATAGTTATTTTCAGGCCAGAGCTACTTaatgggaaaatttcaaaagATCCAAAGACACTGGAGGCTGCAAGACCA TTGACTTTTGCCAGGTTTTATTTGCCTCTGTACATACCCGAGGCAGAGAAAGCCATTTACTTGGATGATGATGTTATTGTGCAAG GAGATATTCAAGAGCTTTATAACACCAACCTTAAAGCAGGACACGCAGCTGCCTTCTCCGATGACTGCGACTCAGCATCTGCAAAAGGCATCATTCGAGGGGCTGGAAATCAG AACAAGTATATCGGTTTCCTGGACTTCAAAAAGGAAAGTATTAACAAGCTGGGGATGAAGGCAACCACATGCTCCTTCAACCCCGGGGTTATTGTCGCCAACCTGACTGAATGGAGGGACCAAAACATCACCCAACAGCTGGAGCACTGGATGGAACTCAACACTCG GGAAGACCTGTATAGTAAAACACTTGCGGAAAGCATCACTACCCCTCCACTTCTCATTGCTTTTTACAAGCGCCATTCCTCCATTGATCCATTGTGGCACGTGAGACACCTTG gAACTACAGGCGCTGGAAACCGCTACTCCCCCCAGTTTGTGAAAGCCGCCAAACTCCTCCACTGGAATGGACACTACAAGCCTTGGGGGAGAACATCCTCATTCTCTGATGTGTGGGATAAGTGGCTCATTCCTGACCCCACAGGAAAGTTTCATCCCGTACGAAGACACAGTGACTAA
- the gnl3 gene encoding guanine nucleotide-binding protein-like 3 — protein MKRPKLRKASKRLSCSKRYKIQKKVRDHNRKLRKEANKKGVSKRVKKDLGVPSSAPFKEEVLREAEQRRLQIEEEKERKRQAKKEDRAQKRKKDKESASKETGPKAKKACRDNAANKTEKRPGPDKSSKKFICGELNKVIEESDVVIEVLDARDPLGCRCPQLEEAVLQSGGNKKLLFVLNKIDLVPKEHVERWIECLHKEFPVVAFKASTQMQNKTVEQAKKSRIVPSNVVLDRSRAAACFGDSCLMDLLTSYAAKTQSEAALKVGVVGFPNVGKSSLINSLKGMMACNAGVKRGITKSMQIVHISKNVKLIDSPGIVASPSNPAASLALWSLQVEDGQKSVLDAVGTLLKQCDNTQVVLQYNIADFRNSLEFLTMFAKKRGYLLKGGVADTDQAAATFLSDWTGTKLSYHCKVPTNHALPAYMTDAVVAEMQSCWDLNIVKVGNEETLKGVKFPHQASSIKFTSKGPTKGLLRVADISEEKPGPADSEEKPGPADSEGEVEKNDEVEKNNETEQTEDANKEKEPEEPQKSSVKKNPHKVQFQLPPIDVNLSGVRTDDAYDFNTDFK, from the exons ATGAAACGACCCA AGTTAAGGAAAGCCAGTAAGCGACTTTCCTGTTCCAAACGTTACAAGATACAGAAGAAG GTCCGGGACCATAATCGAAAGCTGAGAAAAGAGGCAAACAAGAAAGGAGTGAGCAAACGAGTGAAGAAGGACCTCGGGGTTCCCAGCAGTGCTCCCTTCAAGGAGGAGGTGCTGAGAGAAGCGGAgcagaggaggctgcag ATtgaggaagaaaaggaaagaaaacgaCAAGCCAAAAAGGAGGATCGTGCccagaaaaggaagaaagacaAGGAGTCTGCAAGTAAAGAGACAGGACCCAAAGCCAAGAAGGCTTGCAGG gataatgcagcaaataaaacagagaaacGGCCTGGACCAGACAAGAGCTCAAAAAAGTTTATTTGTGGTGAACTTAACAAG GTAATTGAAGAATCTGACGTAGTCATCGAAGTCCTTGATGCCCGAGATCCACTGGGATGCCGGTGTCCGCAGTTGGAGGAGGCCGTGCTGCAGAGCGGAGGCAACAAGAAATTACTCTTCGTCTTAAACAAAATAG ATCTGGTACCAAAGGAACATGTGGAGAGGTGGATAGAGTGTTTACATAAGGAGTTTCCAGTTGTGGCGTTCAAAGCGTCAACACAGATGCAGAACAAAACAGTA GAACAAGCCAAAAAGAGTAGAATAGTACCATCAAATGTCGTCCTGGACAGATCCAGAGCAGCCGCCTGCTTCGGTGACTCTTGTCTCATGGACCTTCTCACAAGTTATGCTGCTAAAACACAGAGTGAAGCTGCACTCAAAGTGGGAGTAGTTG GATTTCCTAACGTTGGTAAGAGCAGCCTCATTAACAGCTTGAAGGGAATGATGGCATGCAACGCTGGCGTCAAGAGGGGCATCACAAA ATCCATGCAAATTGTGCACATCTCTAAGAATGTTAAACTTATAGACAGCCCAGGAATTGTGGCATCGCCTTCCAACCCAGCGGCCTCTCTGGCTCTGTGGAGCCTGCAGGTGGAGGACGGCCAGAAGAGTGTCCTGGATGCTGTCGGCACTCTGCTTAAGCAGTGTGACAACACCCAG GTTGTGCTTCAGTATAACATAGCAGACTTCAGGAATTCTTTGGAGTTTTTGACCATGTTTGCAAAAAAGCGTGGTTATCTGCTGAAGGGGGGAGTTGCTGACACAGACCAGGCAGCTGCCACTTTCCTTTCTGATTGGACAGG AACAAAACTCAGCTACCACTGTAAGGTGCCAACGAACCACGCCCTCCCAGCTTATATGACTGATGCTGTGGTTGCTGAAATGCAGAGCTGTTGGGATCTAAACATAGTAAAAGTAGGAAATGAAGAAACTCTGAAAG GTGTTAAGTTTCCACACCAGGCCAGCAGTATTAAGTTCACCTCTAAAGGCCCAACAAAAGGTCTGCTGAGAGTGGCCGACATATCTGAAGAAAAACCGGGACCTGCAGACTCTGAAGAaaaacctggacctgcagactCTGAGGGGGAGGTGGAGAAGAACGATGAGGTGGAGAAAAACAATGAG ACTGAACAGACTGAGGACGCAAACAAAGAAAAGGAACCAGAGGAACCCCAGAAATCATCAGTTAAAA AAAACCCCCACAAGGTGCAGTTTCAGCTTCCTCCCATTGATGTGAACCTGTCTGGTGTTAGGACGGATGACGCCTATGACTTTAACACAGATTTTAAATGA